A region from the Lolium perenne isolate Kyuss_39 chromosome 4, Kyuss_2.0, whole genome shotgun sequence genome encodes:
- the LOC127292859 gene encoding YTH domain-containing protein ECT4 isoform X2, with product MVYGSATAANAQGAELHADMQKLSLDGKKDGADAAKKPYGSGNAGNSQAVEPHVDRSITPLLQEAMDPNFFYQPNGYPSPAYYYPSGYDGSTNEWDSRYAGHEGMEMPQNVYGDMYHGYGYAPYGPYPSGSPVPSTGHDGQSYATQHYQYPGQYYQQQAPTNAVHSANGANSQSELPSVAAHQARAPVASTKPTNGTASGIANANSSLPRKQTYQNVSVTNSGSYGRGPSHGGPSASNFGHSGVRSPGQWYEVPVYSSGHQRSTASSTSYGSNSSSAKNQSHRPTTNLMGMHTQVPSSGMGLSSHSYPASRMYPDSRLYSQYGNTLKAGLGFGSNVYNSRNNGQWGVVDTVKYKPRGRAPFGFGSENQDGFTELNRGPRSGGFRHQKPFGPTVTIAVKGQALPSAGKQENSVLPDKSQFNQENFPTTYKDAKFFVIKSYSEDDVHKSIKYNVWASTPNGNKKLDAGYQEAQEKPTECPVFLFFSVNTSGQFVGIAEMVGPVDFDKTVDYWQQDKWNGCFSIKWHIVKDIPNNILKHITLENNDNKPVTNSRDTQEVKLEQGLQMLKIFKEHVSKTSILDDFPFYENRQNLMQEKRAKQQLLQGQGGDEKEKNAVNGNPAAQNQTLSMESTAPVAGEELNASKPAAESGAVNGN from the exons ATGGTGTACGGATCTGCCACCGCCGCGAATGCGCAGGGCGCGGAGCTCCACGCCGACATGCAGAAGCTGTCCCTGGACGGGAAGAAGGACGGCGCCGACGCCGCCAAGAAG CCATACGGGTCAGGCAACGCCGGCAATTCGCAGGCCGTGGAGCCGCACGTCGACAGGTCGATAACGCCCCTGCTCCAGGAGGCCATGGATCCCAACTTCTTCTACCAGCCCAATGGATACCCCTCACCAGCCTACTACTACCCTAGCG GTTATGATGGCTCAACCAATGAGTGGGACTCCAGGTATGCTGGTCATGAAGGAATGGAGATGCCCCAG AATGTGTACGGTGACATGTACCATGGGTATGGTTATGCTCCCTACGGCCCATATCCATCAGGTTCTCCTGTCCCATCTACCGGGCATGACGGGCAGTCATATGCAACACAGCATTACCAGTACCCTGGTCAATACTATCAACAGCAGGCTCCCACCAATGCTGTCCATAGTGCTAATGGTGCCAATTCTCAGTCTGAGTTGCCTTCTGTTGCCGCTCACCAGGCGCGCGCTCCGGTAGCTTCAACAAAACCAACTAATGGGACTGCTAGTGGGATTGCAAATGCCAACAGTTCGCTACCGCGTAAGCAAACTTACCAGAATGTATCAGTGACCAACAGTGGTTCGTATGGAAGAGGGCCTTCACATGGTGGACCTTCTGCTAGCAATTTTGGTCATAGTGGTGTCCGTTCTCCAGGTCAGTGGTACGAGGTGCCAGTCTACTCTAGTGGGCATCAGAGATCAACTGCTAGCTCCACATCTTATGGTTCTAATTCATCTTCAGCGAAAAATCAGAGTCACCGTCCAACAACAAACCTCATG GGTATGCATACACAGGTGCCTTCGTCTGGGATGGGCCTGAGCTCTCATAGTTATCCTGCTAGTAGGATGTACCCTGATAGCAGATTATATAGTCAGTACGGGAACACGCTGAAAGCTGGGCTTGGTTTTGGATCTAATGTCTATAACTCGAGAAACAATGGACAGTGGGGAGTCGTGGATACCGTCAAATACAAGCCTAGAGGCCGGGCACCTTTTGGGTTTGGCAGTGAGAATCAAGATGGCTTCACCGAGCTTAACAGAGGACCAAGATCTGGTGGATTCAGGCACCAAAAACCATTTGGACCGACTGTCACTATTGCTGTGAAGGGCCAGGCCCTCCCTTCAGCCGGGAAACAGGAGAATAGTGTCCTTCCAGATAAGAGCCAATTCAACCAGGAAAATTTTCCTACAACATACAAGGATGCAAAGTTCTTCGTTATCAAATCTTACAGCGAGGATGATGTGCACAAGAGTATCAAATATAATGTGTGGGCAAGCACTCCTAATGGAAATAAGAAGCTCGATGCGGGATACCAAGAAGCTCAGGAGAAACCCACTGAATGCCCTGTGTTCTTATTTTTCTCT GTAAATACAAGTGGCCAATTTGTTGGTATTGCCGAAATGGTTGGTCCTGTTGACTTTGACAAGACAGTGGATTACTGGCAACAAGACAAGTGGAATGGCTGCTTTTCAATCAAGTGGCACATCGTCAAGGATATCCCTAACAACATTTTGAAGCATATTACATTGGAAAACAATGACAATAAGCCTGTGACAAACAGCCGTGACACACAAGAG GTTAAGCTTGAGCAAGGTCTTCAAATGCTCAAGATTTTCAAGGAACATGTCAGCAAGACCTCAATTTTGGATGATTTTCCATTTTACGAGAACCGACAAAATTTGATGCAGGAAAAGAGAGCAAAGCAGCAGCTGCTTCAAGGCCAG GGCGGTGATGAGAAGGAGAAGAATGCAGTTAATGGGAATCCCGCCGCACAAAACCAGACATTGAGCATGGAGAGTACCGCCCCTGTTGCTGGGGAAGAGCTGAACGCTTCCAAACCTGCAGCTGAAAGTGGCGCTGTGAACGGCAATTAG
- the LOC127292859 gene encoding YTH domain-containing protein ECT4 isoform X1 has product MVYGSATAANAQGAELHADMQKLSLDGKKDGADAAKKPYGSGNAGNSQAVEPHVDRSITPLLQEAMDPNFFYQPNGYPSPAYYYPSGYDGSTNEWDSRYAGHEGMEMPQQNVYGDMYHGYGYAPYGPYPSGSPVPSTGHDGQSYATQHYQYPGQYYQQQAPTNAVHSANGANSQSELPSVAAHQARAPVASTKPTNGTASGIANANSSLPRKQTYQNVSVTNSGSYGRGPSHGGPSASNFGHSGVRSPGQWYEVPVYSSGHQRSTASSTSYGSNSSSAKNQSHRPTTNLMGMHTQVPSSGMGLSSHSYPASRMYPDSRLYSQYGNTLKAGLGFGSNVYNSRNNGQWGVVDTVKYKPRGRAPFGFGSENQDGFTELNRGPRSGGFRHQKPFGPTVTIAVKGQALPSAGKQENSVLPDKSQFNQENFPTTYKDAKFFVIKSYSEDDVHKSIKYNVWASTPNGNKKLDAGYQEAQEKPTECPVFLFFSVNTSGQFVGIAEMVGPVDFDKTVDYWQQDKWNGCFSIKWHIVKDIPNNILKHITLENNDNKPVTNSRDTQEVKLEQGLQMLKIFKEHVSKTSILDDFPFYENRQNLMQEKRAKQQLLQGQGGDEKEKNAVNGNPAAQNQTLSMESTAPVAGEELNASKPAAESGAVNGN; this is encoded by the exons ATGGTGTACGGATCTGCCACCGCCGCGAATGCGCAGGGCGCGGAGCTCCACGCCGACATGCAGAAGCTGTCCCTGGACGGGAAGAAGGACGGCGCCGACGCCGCCAAGAAG CCATACGGGTCAGGCAACGCCGGCAATTCGCAGGCCGTGGAGCCGCACGTCGACAGGTCGATAACGCCCCTGCTCCAGGAGGCCATGGATCCCAACTTCTTCTACCAGCCCAATGGATACCCCTCACCAGCCTACTACTACCCTAGCG GTTATGATGGCTCAACCAATGAGTGGGACTCCAGGTATGCTGGTCATGAAGGAATGGAGATGCCCCAG CAGAATGTGTACGGTGACATGTACCATGGGTATGGTTATGCTCCCTACGGCCCATATCCATCAGGTTCTCCTGTCCCATCTACCGGGCATGACGGGCAGTCATATGCAACACAGCATTACCAGTACCCTGGTCAATACTATCAACAGCAGGCTCCCACCAATGCTGTCCATAGTGCTAATGGTGCCAATTCTCAGTCTGAGTTGCCTTCTGTTGCCGCTCACCAGGCGCGCGCTCCGGTAGCTTCAACAAAACCAACTAATGGGACTGCTAGTGGGATTGCAAATGCCAACAGTTCGCTACCGCGTAAGCAAACTTACCAGAATGTATCAGTGACCAACAGTGGTTCGTATGGAAGAGGGCCTTCACATGGTGGACCTTCTGCTAGCAATTTTGGTCATAGTGGTGTCCGTTCTCCAGGTCAGTGGTACGAGGTGCCAGTCTACTCTAGTGGGCATCAGAGATCAACTGCTAGCTCCACATCTTATGGTTCTAATTCATCTTCAGCGAAAAATCAGAGTCACCGTCCAACAACAAACCTCATG GGTATGCATACACAGGTGCCTTCGTCTGGGATGGGCCTGAGCTCTCATAGTTATCCTGCTAGTAGGATGTACCCTGATAGCAGATTATATAGTCAGTACGGGAACACGCTGAAAGCTGGGCTTGGTTTTGGATCTAATGTCTATAACTCGAGAAACAATGGACAGTGGGGAGTCGTGGATACCGTCAAATACAAGCCTAGAGGCCGGGCACCTTTTGGGTTTGGCAGTGAGAATCAAGATGGCTTCACCGAGCTTAACAGAGGACCAAGATCTGGTGGATTCAGGCACCAAAAACCATTTGGACCGACTGTCACTATTGCTGTGAAGGGCCAGGCCCTCCCTTCAGCCGGGAAACAGGAGAATAGTGTCCTTCCAGATAAGAGCCAATTCAACCAGGAAAATTTTCCTACAACATACAAGGATGCAAAGTTCTTCGTTATCAAATCTTACAGCGAGGATGATGTGCACAAGAGTATCAAATATAATGTGTGGGCAAGCACTCCTAATGGAAATAAGAAGCTCGATGCGGGATACCAAGAAGCTCAGGAGAAACCCACTGAATGCCCTGTGTTCTTATTTTTCTCT GTAAATACAAGTGGCCAATTTGTTGGTATTGCCGAAATGGTTGGTCCTGTTGACTTTGACAAGACAGTGGATTACTGGCAACAAGACAAGTGGAATGGCTGCTTTTCAATCAAGTGGCACATCGTCAAGGATATCCCTAACAACATTTTGAAGCATATTACATTGGAAAACAATGACAATAAGCCTGTGACAAACAGCCGTGACACACAAGAG GTTAAGCTTGAGCAAGGTCTTCAAATGCTCAAGATTTTCAAGGAACATGTCAGCAAGACCTCAATTTTGGATGATTTTCCATTTTACGAGAACCGACAAAATTTGATGCAGGAAAAGAGAGCAAAGCAGCAGCTGCTTCAAGGCCAG GGCGGTGATGAGAAGGAGAAGAATGCAGTTAATGGGAATCCCGCCGCACAAAACCAGACATTGAGCATGGAGAGTACCGCCCCTGTTGCTGGGGAAGAGCTGAACGCTTCCAAACCTGCAGCTGAAAGTGGCGCTGTGAACGGCAATTAG